TGTCCCAGTTATTGTAGGCGATGGGGAAATCAAACTCGGCTTTGGGGGAGGATGAGGCGTCTGATTGACGCGCGGCGGTCGTCGCGCATTGAAGACCATGCCTTTTGAAATAAAGAAATATGCCTGATTACGTTACATTTCTCACAGTCGATTTTCGCCTGATTGGACCTGAAATAGCGCTCCTGCTGGCTTCGTTCGTGGTGATGCTGACTGCATTCACCCGACGCGCTCACACTATTGCGCCGGTGGCTGCAATAATCGGACTGGCGGTCGCGCTGGCATTGTCTATCCAGCAATGGAACAATCAGCATTCCGGTTTTGCTGGGATGGTCACAAGTGATAATTTCGGCATCATTTTTAGAATTATCTTTTCGGCCGGATCGCTTTTGTCGCTCTTGATCGCCTACAAATTTCTCAATGTGAAGCGCATCGATAAACCTGAATTTTACGCCTTGCTCTTGGTCTCAACCATCGGCATGATGGTCATGGCCAACACCACCAATCTTATCGTTATGTTCCTCGGGCTCGAAATAATGTCTGTTCCGCTCTACATCATGGCCGCTCTCAACCGACGCTCGCTTGAATCCAACGAAGCCGGCATTAAATATTTTATTATGGGAGCCTTTGCCACTGCATTCCTGCTGATGGGGATTGCCTTTGTTTTCGGCGCGGCGGAATCGACAGACCTTCGCCAAATCAGCTCCGACTTGAGCTTTATTCTTGCCCGTCGCGGGGCATATATGCTTGTCGGTGCCGCGCTAATTCTCATAGGCTTTGCCTTCAAAGTCGCCGCTGTCCCTTTCCACACCTGGGTGCCCGATGTCTACCAAGGCGCTCCCACACCGATTACGGCATTTTTCTCTGTGGGTCCGAAAGCTGCCGGGTTTGCCGTAATTTTGCGAATTTTCAACTTTGGCTTTGCGGATATGGAACCGCTTACTGACGTCTTTTGGGTGCTTGCCGTGTTGACTATGACGGTTGGAAATATGCTCGCTTTGCGTCAGAATAACATCAAACGCATGCTTGCCTATTCCTCGATAGCCCATGCTGGTTATATTCTCGTAGCGGTGGCTGTGGGAGGATCAGACGCAATCTCGGCCGCCATTTTCTATCTCGTGGCATACACGCTTTTCAACCTTGGCGCGTTCGCTGTCATCTCACTGCTTGAGACGCGAACCGGGACAAAATCAGAATTTTCGGAACTGACCGGCCTTGCCAAAAGACATCCATATCTTGCGGCATCGCTTGCGCTCTTCATGTTTGCGTTGTCTGGTTTTCCGCCGACCATTGGTTTTTTCGGCAAATTCTATATCTTCTCTGCAGCGGTTAAATCAGGCTTTATCTGGCTTGCCGTAATTGGTGTACTGAACTCGTTTGTTTCGGTCTACTATTATTTGCGGGTTGTTAAAACGAGTTATTTTGATGAGTTCGAGGGCCAGTTCGCGCCAGTCGCGTTGAGTCCGTCGATTACGATAGTGATTTTGGTGACGTTAGCCGGAACTTTTGGATTCGGATTTTTCCCTGAGCAACTTCTGAAGCTCTCCCAGGCCGCAATCTTCACATTCCTGTAGACGAGAAACAGGTAGTTGCGGAGCGTTTAACGGATTAGTGTTGACCCGTTATTCGAGTCGATGCTTGCCATTTATCTTCGGGATCGGTGCCGGGTAATTCCCCGAAAAACACCCATGACAGAATGACGTATTTGGAAGTGACGGCATCGAGAGCATTCCCTCAAGCGAGAGATAGCGAAGCGAGTCCACACCTAAATATTTTTCGATCTCATCGATAGACATGTTTGCCCCGATAAGTTCGCTCTTCGAGGGCATGTCGATACCAAAATAGCACGGTGAAATAATGGGCGGGGATGAGACGCGGAAATGAATCTCCTTCGCGCCAGCTTCGCGAATCATTGAAACGAGTTTCTTTGATGTCGTTCCCCGCACGATAGAATCGTCGATAACAATAACCCGTTTGTCTTTCAAAACGCCTTTGACGGGATTAAACTTCACGCGAACATCGAGATCGCGAATCTTCTGATGGGGGTCAATAAAAGTCCGGCCGACGTAGTGATTTCTTATAAGACCCAATTCGAACGGTATACCTGATTCTTCGGAATATCCAAGTGTGGCGGTGTTAGCCGAGTCGGGGATTCCGATGACAATGTCGGCGTCAACGGGGTGCTCTTTGGCGAGCTGCCGGCCGAGTCTTCGGCGGACTTTGTCTACATTTTCGCCGAAAATTTTAGAATCCGGACGGGCAAAATAAATGAACTCGAATATACAGGCCGATGGCTCGGCCTTTTTCATAGGGAAATGCGACTGAAGTCCCTCGTGGGTAATTTCGAGCACTTCGCCCGGCTCGATATCCCGAATATACTGAGCGTCGATAATATCAAAGGCGCATGTTTCAGAGGCCACAACATAGGCATCACGGAATTTGCCCAGCGCAAGCGGTCTGAATCCATTCGGATCGCGAGCGGCGATGAGCGAGTTTTCAGTGAGGATCAAAAGCGAAAATGCGCCTTCGACCTTTTGGAGAGCCTCACAGATACGTTCCATTCGGCTCTTTTTACGGGAGACAGCGGCAAGGTGGAGAATTATTTCAGTGTCTGAAGTAGTCTGGAAAATCGAACCATTTTCGTCCAGCTTTTGCCGCAATTCAACATCATTTGTTAGATTTCCATTGTGCGCTATGGCCAACGAACTTGAGCGGTTGGTGATGAGGAAAGGCTGGATGTTTATGATTGAAGAAGCGCCGGTTGTGCTATAACGGGTATGGCCGACCGCAATATCGCCGGTCAGTCTTTCGAGGACTTCTTTCTTTGAGAGGACATCGGCGACTTGTCCCATCCCTTTGTGGATATGGATGGCCCCCTTATCCGAGGTGACAATCCCCGCTGATTCCTGTCCGCGATGTTGAAGCGCGTATAAT
This region of Candidatus Zixiibacteriota bacterium genomic DNA includes:
- a CDS encoding NADH-quinone oxidoreductase subunit N, which gives rise to MPDYVTFLTVDFRLIGPEIALLLASFVVMLTAFTRRAHTIAPVAAIIGLAVALALSIQQWNNQHSGFAGMVTSDNFGIIFRIIFSAGSLLSLLIAYKFLNVKRIDKPEFYALLLVSTIGMMVMANTTNLIVMFLGLEIMSVPLYIMAALNRRSLESNEAGIKYFIMGAFATAFLLMGIAFVFGAAESTDLRQISSDLSFILARRGAYMLVGAALILIGFAFKVAAVPFHTWVPDVYQGAPTPITAFFSVGPKAAGFAVILRIFNFGFADMEPLTDVFWVLAVLTMTVGNMLALRQNNIKRMLAYSSIAHAGYILVAVAVGGSDAISAAIFYLVAYTLFNLGAFAVISLLETRTGTKSEFSELTGLAKRHPYLAASLALFMFALSGFPPTIGFFGKFYIFSAAVKSGFIWLAVIGVLNSFVSVYYYLRVVKTSYFDEFEGQFAPVALSPSITIVILVTLAGTFGFGFFPEQLLKLSQAAIFTFL
- the purF gene encoding amidophosphoribosyltransferase produces the protein MLDSMVHDKCGVFGILGNPRAAELTYLGLYALQHRGQESAGIVTSDKGAIHIHKGMGQVADVLSKKEVLERLTGDIAVGHTRYSTTGASSIINIQPFLITNRSSSLAIAHNGNLTNDVELRQKLDENGSIFQTTSDTEIILHLAAVSRKKSRMERICEALQKVEGAFSLLILTENSLIAARDPNGFRPLALGKFRDAYVVASETCAFDIIDAQYIRDIEPGEVLEITHEGLQSHFPMKKAEPSACIFEFIYFARPDSKIFGENVDKVRRRLGRQLAKEHPVDADIVIGIPDSANTATLGYSEESGIPFELGLIRNHYVGRTFIDPHQKIRDLDVRVKFNPVKGVLKDKRVIVIDDSIVRGTTSKKLVSMIREAGAKEIHFRVSSPPIISPCYFGIDMPSKSELIGANMSIDEIEKYLGVDSLRYLSLEGMLSMPSLPNTSFCHGCFSGNYPAPIPKINGKHRLE